One region of Paenibacillus polymyxa M1 genomic DNA includes:
- a CDS encoding flagellar FlbD family protein: MIPLTRLNGSPMWLNALLIETVEETPDTYVTLVTGKRLIVLEKAADVVSLIKSYSREIGMHAATIKVQQMEEDE; the protein is encoded by the coding sequence ATGATCCCGTTAACGCGGCTGAACGGCTCGCCTATGTGGCTTAATGCGCTGCTCATTGAGACTGTGGAGGAAACACCGGATACATACGTCACTTTGGTGACGGGGAAACGGTTGATTGTATTGGAAAAAGCGGCAGATGTCGTCTCCTTGATCAAGAGTTACAGCCGTGAAATCGGCATGCATGCCGCCACGATAAAAGTGCAACAAATGGAGGAAGACGAATGA
- a CDS encoding flagellar basal body-associated FliL family protein, whose translation MKKMLPWLITILLAITLIAGAAFVLIPALSGKKSEVIPNAQAAQAEQLPRLSADELVEVSSEITGIKTNLADADYIVQMNLAFQLNDAKAKEAFEKIKDISIKPIVIQLLADTKPDELRTAKGRDQFSDKLTDLINKSLPEGHLGNAKITDFLLAAI comes from the coding sequence ATGAAGAAGATGCTGCCATGGCTCATTACAATTTTACTCGCGATTACTTTGATTGCAGGCGCGGCCTTTGTACTTATACCAGCGCTTAGCGGGAAGAAGTCGGAAGTCATACCGAATGCGCAAGCCGCTCAAGCAGAACAACTTCCAAGATTGTCAGCAGATGAATTGGTGGAAGTAAGCTCTGAAATTACCGGTATCAAAACAAATTTGGCAGACGCAGATTACATTGTGCAGATGAATCTTGCTTTTCAATTGAACGATGCCAAAGCCAAAGAAGCTTTTGAAAAAATCAAGGACATTAGTATTAAGCCTATCGTTATTCAATTACTTGCAGACACCAAACCTGATGAGCTCAGAACGGCTAAAGGCCGGGATCAGTTCAGTGACAAGCTGACGGATCTCATCAATAAGTCGCTCCCTGAAGGTCACCTGGGGAACGCCAAAATTACAGACTTTTTGCTGGCAGCCATTTGA
- the fliM gene encoding flagellar motor switch protein FliM, protein MVDVLSQGEIDALLAALSSGEMDAEELKKEETQKKVRAYDFKRALRFSKDHIRSLTRIHENFARYLTTYFSAQLRTFVQINVVQVEQLPYDEFIRSIPKMTILNIFEAEPLEGRMVLEVHPNVAYAMLDRLLGGTGSAPTKVTALTEIETTIMERIFSRTFDSLQEAWKTVLDIEPRLEAMETNPQFMQIVSPNETIALISLSTKIGDTTGMINLCIPHVVLEPIMARLSTHQWFTSEKKSRAPEEIDALRLRVTKAELPIIAELGESRINVAEFLGLSVGDVISLNKPVKEGLSIRVGEKLKFMGSPGMVRDRVAVQIDEIVNEGVEEIDE, encoded by the coding sequence TTGGTGGATGTACTGTCACAAGGGGAAATTGATGCCCTTTTAGCAGCTCTCTCGTCCGGTGAAATGGATGCGGAAGAACTCAAAAAGGAAGAAACCCAAAAGAAAGTTCGCGCTTATGATTTCAAGAGGGCGCTTAGGTTTTCCAAGGACCATATACGAAGTCTGACGCGGATACACGAGAACTTTGCACGGTATCTGACCACTTATTTTTCAGCACAGCTTCGTACTTTTGTCCAGATTAATGTCGTTCAGGTGGAGCAGCTTCCATATGATGAATTCATTCGCTCCATTCCGAAAATGACCATTCTAAACATTTTTGAAGCTGAACCACTGGAAGGCCGAATGGTGCTTGAGGTTCACCCGAACGTAGCTTATGCCATGCTGGACAGGCTTCTCGGAGGAACAGGTTCGGCACCAACTAAGGTTACCGCGTTGACCGAAATCGAGACGACGATCATGGAGCGAATTTTCAGCCGTACCTTTGATAGCCTGCAAGAGGCTTGGAAAACGGTACTGGACATTGAACCACGTCTAGAGGCTATGGAAACAAATCCGCAGTTCATGCAGATTGTTTCGCCGAATGAGACGATTGCTCTGATTTCGCTTAGCACCAAAATTGGTGATACCACAGGGATGATTAATCTCTGTATCCCGCACGTGGTATTGGAACCTATTATGGCCAGACTGTCCACGCACCAGTGGTTTACATCCGAAAAGAAATCAAGGGCGCCTGAAGAGATAGACGCCTTGAGATTACGGGTCACCAAAGCAGAGCTTCCTATTATTGCGGAGTTGGGTGAATCCCGGATAAATGTAGCTGAGTTTTTGGGCCTTTCGGTAGGGGATGTCATTTCATTGAACAAGCCAGTCAAAGAAGGACTATCCATCCGGGTAGGCGAGAAGTTGAAGTTTATGGGAAGTCCCGGCATGGTAAGAGATCGTGTTGCCGTACAAATTGATGAAATTGTCAACGAAGGAGTTGAAGAAATTGACGAGTAA